aaatgggaaatgccgccagatgacgacACTAGGCGGCgcaatttctcacttttgaatatatttttataccatttcccATTGCCGAAAacaagtataaaaaatactgcaaaatcagctctttaggcattTTCAGATGTAGCAATAaagaatttgcgtgcaaattctccattggctCATTGTAGTAGTGGGCTGTTTCCGCAGCCCCTGAAAAACTGTtgagttttcttgtaaaaagaaatttcaatattcatCAGCAAaacgaaattttatttttcatctctgaACACGGCATGCGACAGACGCGGCTAATACGCGTGTATTAAGAAAGCGCTCTGTTCAGGTCCTCCTGAAATTGTTCCGGGGAAAGCCTCCCGACGCAATCCTCCATCGTGTGCGAATACCCGGCGACCGTAAGGCCATCGGGAGAGGGAGACTCATAGGTTTTTATGAAGAAAGAGCATTTCCACACGGGGGCATCAGGAGGACCATATGGCTGGCACCAACCCATAAACGCCTCCTTGCATGGACCACGCCATGGCTTCGCGATTTTCATGAACTCCATGAAAGCCAATACGCAATTGTTTCCTGCACGCCTTCGATTTACTGCGTCGTTGCAGAAGTCTGTGTTTACTCTCTGGAGGAGGGCCGCCTTCTTCTCTGCCAAGTCATCCGCCTGGAATTTTAATACAGTGAACACTTGGATCAGTAAAATGAGGACATCAAAAATAAGGTCCTTGCATGTGTCAGAGAACTGCGATGTAAGTACTTTTCCtcttgtaaaagtttgcgagaaacacggtgatgcactgaaaaaaaaaatctccgtgtatttactgagaaaagggtaaaattaccaaaaattcagggttctatttgatctcagttttttcttggtaaaattaccatttatggaattggtaattttacctagaaatctcggtaaaattattgaactttctcggagGTTAAATGGTGCCTAACATGTATTAAAGTAGCAAAGCTAGTTGAATGAATACTTAATGAATGCTTAAGCGATTGTAAGATCCTACGAGTTAGTATCGATATGCACACTGATtttttatacatatattttAACTCCAGTGAGTGTATGCGGTGGAGTATCACATGTAACAGAAAGCATTTTCGACTGGTGACAAGTGTGTGTCGTTaccagtgttctgccttccccttaaaattttaggagccatcgtggccggaaagcccaatttttaggagccatctactactttttaggagccaaattaaatttttgcatacggGCCATGGCGATACTGCGAACGGTGCGTATACATACTCCttattactgattttttgttttgataaaaCATAATTAGGCTAAACGAAGTTATTCCCAATCCTTCTCACCCTATAATTAATGTTACTATGTTTGGGCTTAAGATTAATATCACTATAGAAGCTATAaacataattaaaatttttaagaatattaccttttttttttggatgtctCTACCGCTGCTTCCCGATTGCAAGTTAAATCCGTCAATTTTTTTAGGCACCACGATtacccagcccccccccccccaatttttaggcgccaaggcccgatttttaggcgcatttggcgcatggcgctcggggaaggcagaacactggtcGTTGCTCACAACAACAGGTTTCGCGTGAAtggatcaaatggactgcattttgcaatttggatctTGGCTCGtcggaaaaaacacttatgcgcatagggaaactaatggcacatacgttgttttgaaacagggccggaatttataggtccaaattgcaaaattcagtccaaatcattgtttccctcacgaaagaacgtgactacacttcaattttgccgaattttccctcTCATATTGCAATTTTACTCGGAGAACCTCGGgtgtttctgactgaaaatttcattgatttttcatctgatctcatgcaaaaatcagacaaattttggacaaaaccTGCACAgacatatttttgtaaaaaaaattgattgcttGAGCCAATTTTGGTACCTTAGATCGGAgtaacgttccttcgtgcgggaaaagACGAAATGAGCACCCATCTCCCCGCCTTTTATTTGAAGACTCAAGTTAGGATCTGCCGAGGTACGACACATTTGCAGATTTTACCAACCCTggaaaaaattggcgataagagctgcgtttcaaaataccataggaattctttaagccggctaaagaaggctacagaaaatcatatagctggctgtagaatgcggagaaaatcatacggccgggctacacgaagcgataaaaaattatgcagccgggctatagttcctatcgccgggctttacactttatcgcctggctgttgctttttcgccatcgattataaaaggctataagaaattgtgtagaaattcgtgtgctttggaaatcattaagtttgatacggaaccactgtaatatttacaaaacacacgttatattttcctttaatacatttttttttttcatcaattaaaacgagaataatccacacaggatgtgcaaacatttcaaaatcatgagttgaataacgctgactccgccagattaaatattagagcctaacacaaagcggagcggcgacgcactggcgcctacaaacctaacagggatacttcacgcattgcgcaacgcgtgaagtatccctgttaggtttgtaggcgccaatgcgcgtttcgcgctggctgcccgcctgccgcaccgcagcgtgccacggcgcttgaagcaactatttcacaccagaggtattgcacagtatcatacgaaactgaaggcgctctaatatattaggaatggcaggcattcatcaaaagtacggagctttcctcgcaaaatgaatcaagatgctacggcccaaaaagagagcagtggtccaaaaactcactaagtcctagcatccgtaattagtgacgtttagcatacactttatcgcctggctgttgcttaatcgccatcggctataaaaggctataagaagttgtgtagccggctatagaagctattggaaatcttacagccggctgtaggtctatggtattttggaacatagattctactgcaaatttttaccaggaaacaGTTTCGCCAttagggatttttctgattgaATGCATGGGAGACTAAACTTGATGAATGTTCGATAAGCTATCAAATGATCCTACGATACGAATTTTTCTACTACTACTAataagtcgcttttatagcgcttcTGAGCGCtgtgcgacacccaaccgccactgacagcGATCTAGCCAGAGCTAATCCGGCAGAGTGCATCTCCTCATTTCTTGACTTATTCCCTCAAGTCCACTGCTTGGCAGGGCCTCCTGTACGTTTTCTGCCAAAGGGACCCAATCTAGAACCTTCATAGGCAACCAATCATCTGGCATCctttgcacatgcccataccaaaCAAGctgttttgtgaatttttctccgGTCTCTTgcatttcgaattatcgagagttgACATAATTTCAACACACTGTCCGAGTGCTCTGAGATGCGTTACCGTTATAATTTGTTCCCCTTCGCTCGTGGAGATCTCCCGGAATTTGTTCACCAGTTTCTCGTAGTTCGAGGCAAAAGTCGTGCTGCCATAAACTTTCGAAAGGGGCACTCTGAAAGACTGCGGTTGGTGAGGCTGCGATTGGCGTTGGCGGAACACAGGCGGTGGCGAATCCAGTACTTGGAGATCCGGAGAAATGCTACGGCTGGACCTCCTTGTCGATGGTCCTGCTCCGTTATTGTTCCTTGATGAGCCCCAACGAGAAGAGAAACCCGAAAATGAACCTCTGGAATGAAGAAGTGaaattaattgtttattttgtttatttttatacctacacaaCACAAGGAAGAGTCACATCattctctaaaatttgaaatcatAAGGTAGCGTGTCACGCTGAGGATGCATCACTCTAATCACGTCACAAACCGGTTTCTCTATAACTATGGTCGAGGAGAAATTGAAACGTTTCTTTTGAGGAGGTAGGAAGAAAAAGCtttatgcaaaaaaatagtCGGCGCTGAtaacagaaccttctgttcacagggctcgtGCGCATCTGTTGTTAtccttacagaacttttctgttgttaGAATAGAACTTCGGTCGGGAGCACAGTGTGCTCTGTCCTCATTACAGAAACCTCAGTAACTGCAACAAacaaagtgcaggagccctaaGAACGGACCTATTTTCTTCGATGTAGTACGCGTAAGTAGTAGATCCAGCCCTGATTCTATGTCCAAAATTATTCACGATTAAAACCCGAGTTTGACAGAAACGCACTAATAAGCCACACCCAGTAAAAACTCCACAAGTTCTCTAGCAGCAGTGGTCCTTACTTTTATGTTCTTATATTATTTGCCACTTTTGATCAATTTTAGACGAATTATCACTTCAAAGTTCCTAAAATAATAACTATTGCGCTTGCTATCAACGAGTGAaccaaattaaaataaatctatccaagatagaaagaaaaaagaatcacaAGCTAAGAAAATACGACCAACTATAAGCTTTGTAAATTTGCAATTGACGCAAACGGATACTTTTCAAATTGCGATTCTGCTGGTTTCAATAATTGAATAGGTATTACCTAACGGTGTCTTTTTTCGATTCAATCAGGAGCTCCTGGAGCGATGTAATTATAAACGTGTAATTCAAATATATAACAATTCGCGCTTTGCGGCATGTTTGTTGCCTAagcggcgaaattgaaggcggaccTAAGGTGCGGACGATatctggatcgcatttagcaaaaaggaaccaacatgataacagtgttgtaaaaacGTTGCCTCTTCATGATTATCTAAGAAACCTCTCAGAATGACAAAttgtttttgcttcccaccaagaaattgttaattttaaaggaaaataatgttgcgaattttaatattgtacttaaattaagtattttcaaaagaaaagaaaaaattgaaaaaaggaaaactcacctttgagttttaggagccatgtggcgcatcaagcccgagttttaggcgccattggagattttttaggggccaaattgacttttcgcCTATTTATTACGGCGCATttggtgaaaagttagacgcaagatgttttagtaacagaactagtaagtagctgtaacttggggaagacaaaagcacaaatgatgaaatcgtgaagaatagaaaaagctttcacttgtggtgctgacaatttcgaataatcgcacctaatatgaaaatttagatttttaggaggcaatttttaggggccacgttggcgcagagccttcattttttaggcgccatggccgatttttcaggcacatttggcgcgttggcgcccgtgagtttcgaacactgttctcATTGTACAACATCTGTGACAAATCAGATAAATGAACTTGCAGCGaaggactacaatttctggctcatttcgaAAACGACAAATGTGCCACTCATTTCGCTATGTAGGTAAGTGTTTTCGAGAATGTGCCAGAAATTGCggttcttcattgcaaaatgtggtccaaatataCTCGTGCATGCTAaacatttttatgagaaattgaGTAAAAACACTGTAAATAATTGGTGTAGAAATTCTAATCGAACTTCTACAATATCGTTCGGTTGCGAAATGAGCCCTACGCAGGTTGGATAATCTGATGGGCAGCAAGTGACATTCAAACGTCGTTTTATACTCAGTGTTAaacatttaataaaatttcgCGTGTGAcactttattgaaattaatgaaattttacagcTCTATCTAACCTGAATCTGTTTGTGAGACCGCTGGAACCAGTACTATTTCGTCTCGTGGTCCTTCGTCTTGGCGGGATGCTATGCAGTTCATCGACCACCGCGAGAAAAACTAGAAAACAGAGGAAAAGCTTCACTGCCATCCCGCGTTTCTCCGCGTGAACTGAGAAATTCGCTAACGGTGACGAATTTTTATAGCACGGATTCTGCTGGAACAAATGCCACCTGGTCttgttccttgaaatattcGAACACCCGCCAGAGTGTGCATGCTTGCTTGGCGGTGTCCTTTTTTCATACGAATgacaagtggattgcattttgcaaaaaggaaccactagcattgcaatgatgctaagattgtgcaacttattcatcttttgcaataaaattgcggaaatcgtgaaaaactatgaaaggaggggttgcgatttgggccaaaatcggcccctCCGTGGAATTGgataatttttggatatttggcagttgacggtgcataCATGATGGAAATAATCGAGTTTAGCcgatactcacgttttttggctgcgaaacaggggcctaaacatggctccgtggccgaaaatagctgaattttcgcgtttttcacggttctacctcagatttcgatctgggcccaaaggcgacgggtgatgagcttcgaatatggtgtctgggacacctagacacgtaacatacttgaatatgatcaaccgttgcctttgggcccaacctcaaaatcgaacttttccaactatttagcccgaaatagctgaaaatccatgttttccgcggttctatacctcagatttcgacctaggcccaaaggcgacgggtgatgagcttcaaatatggtgtctgggacacctagacacgtaacatacttgaatatgatcaaccgtcgcctttgggcccaacctcaaaatcgaacttttccaactttttagcccgaaatatctgaaaatccatgttttccgcggttctacctcatatttcgacctgggcccaaaggcgacgggtgatgagcttcgaatatggtgtctgggacacctagacacgtaacatactagaatatgatcaaccgtcgcctttgggcccaacctcaaaatcgaacttttccaactttttagtcCGAAATAGTTGAAAAGTACTGTTTGTGCAACGTTCTATTCAGGTTCTGGACTGAACCCAGAACTTGCCTTCGAATACGGAGAATGGATTCATATATTCTTGCTATATTGTCTGGCACAAGTCACTTGAATGACTGCGGAAACTGTGTTTTTCACTATTTCACGTATAGGTTAACTTGTCAGCTCCGGATTCTTTCATCGCTTGCTTGAGCTCTCCAGTGCTTGGTAATGTTACCTTTATGAAAAGCTCCCTGTAATTAAACAGCATACATGTTTGTATTTGATGACTATCTCAGGTGAGAGATATctgattatacagggtgatccaaaagtcccttccaccccctctaactttttacctaattgaggtaaagatttgaaacttgggggatattcctaggtcaaagggagctactttttggcccccctaaaattttcaggggggccccccttggggggggggcaacggcccccaacttttaattttcaaatgggaagaccccctttgtgatagctcgttcgaaagagcattaaaaaagaaaacttttcgcgcaaacccgaagtcaatatcacaaaccgtttcaaaatggcggccggttaaagttcaaaatggccgaaaattcacaccggttatttgtcgatggatttgcgcgaaaatcggtatgtaggggtattttgacacgagaaaaacgaatttgacgttagattttcaaaaaaaaccgaaatttccaaaatggccgccggttaaagttcaaaatgaccaaaaaatgatttttttagaaatctaagttcaaatttgtttatcttatgccaaaatactctcaaattccaagttttaggcaaatccatcagcaaaaaaccgaggtgacaattttcggccattttaaactttaaccggcggccattttggaaatttcggtttttttgaaaatctaacgtcaaattcgtttttctcgtgtcaaaatacccctacataccgattttcgcgcaaatccatcgacaagtaaccggtgtgaattttcggccattttgaactttaaccggccgccattttgaaacggtttgtgatattgacttcgggtttgcgcgaaaagttttctttttttatgctttttcgaacgagctatcacaaagggggtcttcccatttgaaaattaaaagttgggggccgttgcccccccaaggggggcccccctgaaaattttaggggggccaaaaagtagctccctttgacctaggaatattccccaagtttcaaatctttacctcaattaggtaaaaagttagagggggtggaagggacttttggatcaccttgTAGGAACTGCACGACAGGTTCTTTTTGACTGAATGCAGTTTTCACCAAATGTAACTCCACAGTGCTTATCATGGCCTCAGGAAGTCAGAGAAGTTTGCTTTGTTGGAAAGTTGGAAATGTTTGATTTTGaggttgggcccaaaggcgacggttgatcatattcaagtatgatACGTATCTACGTGTcccagacaccatattcgaagctcatcacccgtcgcctttgggcccaggttgAAATCCGAGGTAGAACCGcggaaaacatggattttcagatatttcgggctaaaaagttggaaaagttcgattttgaggttgggcccaaaggcgacggttgatcatattcaagtatgttacgtgtctaggtgtcccagacaccatattcgaagctcatcacccgtcgcctttgggcccaggtcgaaatcggaggtagaaccgcggaaaacatggattttcagctatttctggctaaagttggaaaagttcgattttgaggttgggccgaaaggcgacggttgatcatattcaagtatgttacgtgtctaggtgtcccagacaccatatttgaagctcatcacccgtcgcctttgggcccaggtcgaaatctgaggtagaaccgcgaaaaacgcgaaattttAGCTAATTTCGGCCACGGAGCCATGTTAaggcccctgtttcgcagccaaaaaacgtgagtatcggctaaactcgattattttcatcatatatgtatgcaccgtcaactgccaAATATCAAAAAATCATCCAATTCCGcggaggggccgatttcggcccaaatcgcgACCCCTCCTTTTGATGGTAAtgtttgtcttaaatttacagtctttatagcgagtaaaatagaaactattaatggataatcgggtttttcctccaagacaaaagaagttgcacaatcttagcaacattgcaatgctagtggttccttttggcaaaatgcaatccaagttgAGCGCAGGTTCAGACTGGCCATAAAGCCGATTTGCCATCCATAGATACGCTCCCTCCGCGCGCCTCTtcgacagatagcaaaataggTTGAGAACAAAAATTATGACCGAGAGAAAATGTGGAATGCTCATAAGTGAACGGGAgaagagaaaggaagaaaaagatagGTGCTcgtacgcatgatagtggtgaacggGAGTCCATCAGTTGGTCACGAGATTCTCGTAGATGTCAGACGATGACAATTTCTCGCAAAGAGAGCAGCTTTTAATTTGTCATTGAGAATGGCTTAAAGTTGCTTTCGAgacgttccaattttcaaaagtctTCCGGGAGAGTCTCCCAGACCCTCCTTGGCCAAAAATCTGTATCCtcctgtgcccccccccccccaaaaaaaaaaaattcctagtttTCCAGTCCCTGCGCCATCGCCtgaattccaaattttcatgagCTACGTTTCTCTAAACCCAACATCAGCGTGTAATTATGATTGACAAATATTCTACTGTCGCTTTTCTATTATAATGTATAGAGACTTGGCAACacgcgtttaattttttttatttttcacctttcagataattttttttttttcatttttagtgacTAATATGACTTTGATAGTCACGACAGTCGGAGATTACGACGAGGTAcatttcgtcgcttctctgatgTAAGGCCACACCTATCTCGATTTTCctatgagcctcagaaagcatagAATCATAGGGCTCACGTGCAAagggagatacgcccttacatcagaggggCGACGAGTTGGCCTCTTTCTTGGGTATGTAACCTGCGACTTTTCCTTTTAACGTATTATTTTTTTGACCTATAGCGCAATCCCTCGAATTTCGacgaaaaaactgattttttgcaGTACGTGTCACCGTCGATTGCGTCGTACCGACAAAAAGCTTTTCAGAAATTACCGaagtttaaagtttttgcaCCCAGGCTTTGTCAAATGAAGTGAAGCCTAATGCGCATCACCTTTTCTGTGGGTGAAAAAAGGGAGACAAAATGCGAGCACGATTCTCAGCATTCCTGTTgctttactgtttttttctgtcCGTTGAAAGTAGAAATGCATATTGTCATTCCCCGAAACAGCACTTAACCTCTTGCGTGCAGCAAGGATTTGCGACACAGGTACTTTTCCACTTGAAATATCGCCTGAGAAATACGATGGTTTGACTGGTCTTCTCTGAATCGGGCTCTTAAGCTCAAAAATGCTTTCGAAGTTGAGGCCATGAATAAGGGGATTGCTTGCGCCACGGTTGGTAAGAGTCCGAACCTCTACGTCCAGCCAAGCTCACCATGCagaaatagggagcaaatacaaaaGCAATGTTGTCACTTTGTTTGAGGACTCCAGGAGTGGAACCAAGGCGACCTTACTTACGAGTAATAATGTGGACTGGACTCTCACCGTAAAGTTGGTGattccctccattacggcctcaactttgagaacttttttgagcttgagcgTTCGTTTCAGAGGATACCAGTCGCACCATCATTGTGTTTCTCGTAAAGTTTCACTTGAGAAATTGTATATCAATCACAAATCTCTATTGCATGCAATACGTACGCGGGCACGCACGCTGCAACACAGTGAAaggacaaaatataaaagaaaaaattaaagttctttGGAGATCAttgaatttgacacggaaccagcttaataattacaaaacacacattatattatccTTTAATCCAtattttcccccatcaatttaaatgagaataatccatgcagagtgtgcaaacatttcaaaatcatgagttgaaaaacgctgactccgcgagctTAAATACTACAGCCTAACACAGCGGTGCGGCATGCTACCAGCGTTaagcgcgcactggcgcctacaaacctaaggggatacttcacgcattgcgcaatgtttgaagtatccctttaggtttgcaggcgccaatgcgcggtccgctctggccgcccgcccgccgcgcgcccGCGCCGTACCATGAGGCTCAGGATGGAGGAGCTAATCAAAACTCATAGCCTGTTGGCGATATTCTCTCCATCTATATCACCATCAAGCTATAAGGTTCTCTTTCCCTGGAAATGGCATGTATttgtaaaagaagaaaatcatacCTACTTCTGGTTTAATAATTTGATTAATTCACAATAGGGATCTCATGGGAAAAACCTTAGGTTTATCGGTACAGGCTGACATTATTCCCTAGCAGCCCAAAGagcatttttcaactgaaaaatcgaaatatactgcaattttattggcgataaaatcgctaggatcatcaacatctgagcgattatcctcgaccTTATCGGGGTAAAATCGCGGGGTCTGTTGCACctactttttttaattcattttctaataAAGTGCATCATTCTGAgcttcatgaatttttcccagaatttttggaccccccaaacaccccaaaaaagcacccaaaagttcaaaaaattttggcgggaaaatttaaaactacaaATGACGGGAGAGTGATGCCattttgtgacgtcacaacTTATACCCCACGtttgtttattttacaaataCATGGATTTCCCCATAAGGGGTCGagaggcaaattttcaaaaggaattatCAGACTGTTGGAGGCcgtattcatcaaattttcttgcGATAATAGACTCTTTATACTCTCTAGTTGATAAAAACATCCCTAGTAACTTACAAATCACATCAgatgatttaattatttccgATGCATCAAAGCATGTCACGAAAGTGAGGTTAAGTTTACAATCTTATCTGGGATACATATAAGTCCTGTTCTCACGGTAAAACTCTCATATAATGTAGTTTTAGGTTCCTTATTCCTAGGAACTATCTGCCGTGGCATGATGCAGCTTTCTGAATCTAATTCATTGGATATTGGATCATTAGATTCtacttttttgcatgaaatgttTCTTGCTCAGCTGCGCTAGCTGACTAGCTGAGGGATCAACGTACTCATTTGAACATATTCACTTGTTTAAATCTGTCTGCTCATAAGTAAATTAGTTGAAAATA
The genomic region above belongs to Bemisia tabaci chromosome 8, PGI_BMITA_v3 and contains:
- the LOC109044445 gene encoding uncharacterized protein isoform X2; translation: MRHMAPKTQRGSFSGFSSRWGSSRNNNGAGPSTRRSSRSISPDLQVLDSPPPVFRQRQSQPHQPQSFRVPLSKVYGSTTFASNYEKLVNKFREISTSEGEQIITADDLAEKKAALLQRVNTDFCNDAVNRRRAGNNCVLAFMEFMKIAKPWRGPCKEAFMGWCQPYGPPDAPVWKCSFFIKTYESPSPDGLTVAGYSHTMEDCVGRLSPEQFQEDLNRALS
- the LOC109044445 gene encoding uncharacterized protein isoform X1, which translates into the protein MAVKLFLCFLVFLAVVDELHSIPPRRRTTRRNSTGSSGLTNRFRGSFSGFSSRWGSSRNNNGAGPSTRRSSRSISPDLQVLDSPPPVFRQRQSQPHQPQSFRVPLSKVYGSTTFASNYEKLVNKFREISTSEGEQIITADDLAEKKAALLQRVNTDFCNDAVNRRRAGNNCVLAFMEFMKIAKPWRGPCKEAFMGWCQPYGPPDAPVWKCSFFIKTYESPSPDGLTVAGYSHTMEDCVGRLSPEQFQEDLNRALS